The following are encoded in a window of Qipengyuania soli genomic DNA:
- a CDS encoding xanthine dehydrogenase family protein molybdopterin-binding subunit, which yields MDFREKLSDLPVTRRQIIAGAAVGGGLAVAWWLWPRHYSSPLTPGPTERDFGGWLTIGRDGVVTVAVPQLEMGQGITSVLAQVVAVELGADWRQVAIEPAPPSGLYANVPLAAKWAPLWSRFPDLAGDPDSRLARNFARSSAFAATAEGLSLDAYEPPMREAAASARALLAMAAADRWDVDWEQCEIASGFVRHGENSATFGELVDDAARLDPPDPAPLRVVAAFEEPVPGEEEVDPLYPRLDLPSKVDGSFLFAADIRLPGLVFASIRHAPVGGGYLSRFNEKAVAGIKGLVGVVRSKRYLAAVAESWWTAEQALKAMKPVFTGPRPLESAASVARLEQAIQDDDADVERIYELGDADGLLARADLSQKYVVAPAVHAAIETASATARIEDGKLEIWVASQAPEQTRLAVAEAVGISESEVVLYPTAAGGSFDARLENRHAIEAAVIAQAIGRPVQLTWPRVQEFQSVPVRTPVAAELSVAFHPATGGRIAAWRARLAMPATVCEFGHRLFDNYTPEAAMAHASGEADTLACEGAVPPYGIDNVAVDHLPLDIGLPTGRMRGNSAAYTSFFTECFIDELAEKAGRDPFLYRMEMLGHSARMAEVLRRATRLGGWDGGRRGTGQGLAMVRMGGIDTGGRIACVANASLAQGGVTVTSLHAVVDIGRIVNLDIARQQIEGGLIYGLSLATGSSVVFEQGKPLPNRLSGLGLPKLSDCPAITVEFIASEAPAFDPGELGVAVAPPAIANALYSATGTRFRRLPLLSEAQ from the coding sequence ATGGATTTCCGCGAGAAGCTGAGCGACCTTCCGGTCACCCGGCGTCAAATCATCGCCGGGGCCGCCGTCGGTGGCGGGCTTGCCGTGGCGTGGTGGCTGTGGCCGCGCCATTACTCCAGCCCGCTCACCCCCGGTCCGACCGAGCGCGATTTCGGCGGCTGGTTGACCATCGGGCGCGACGGCGTCGTGACCGTGGCGGTACCGCAGCTGGAAATGGGGCAGGGGATTACCTCGGTCCTCGCGCAGGTCGTGGCGGTGGAACTGGGTGCCGACTGGCGCCAGGTAGCCATCGAACCGGCACCGCCGTCAGGGCTGTATGCCAATGTCCCGCTGGCTGCGAAATGGGCGCCGCTGTGGTCGCGCTTTCCGGATTTGGCTGGCGATCCCGACAGCAGGCTGGCACGAAACTTTGCCCGGTCCAGTGCCTTTGCCGCCACTGCCGAGGGCCTTTCGCTCGACGCCTACGAACCTCCCATGCGCGAAGCGGCGGCATCGGCGCGGGCACTGCTCGCAATGGCAGCCGCCGATCGCTGGGATGTCGACTGGGAACAATGCGAAATAGCCAGCGGCTTCGTGCGGCATGGCGAGAACAGCGCGACCTTCGGCGAGCTGGTCGACGATGCCGCGCGGCTCGATCCGCCCGACCCGGCGCCCTTGCGCGTCGTTGCCGCGTTCGAGGAACCGGTCCCCGGTGAAGAGGAGGTCGATCCGCTCTATCCCCGCCTTGACCTGCCATCGAAAGTGGACGGAAGCTTCCTCTTCGCAGCTGACATCCGCCTGCCGGGCCTGGTATTTGCCTCGATCCGCCATGCACCCGTCGGTGGAGGCTACCTTTCGCGTTTCAATGAAAAGGCGGTGGCTGGCATCAAGGGTCTCGTCGGGGTCGTCAGGTCAAAGCGCTATCTCGCCGCCGTCGCTGAAAGCTGGTGGACTGCCGAACAGGCGCTGAAGGCCATGAAGCCGGTCTTCACCGGGCCGCGCCCGCTCGAAAGCGCAGCGTCGGTCGCGCGCCTGGAGCAGGCCATCCAGGACGACGATGCCGATGTGGAGCGGATCTACGAACTCGGCGATGCCGACGGCCTGCTGGCGCGCGCCGACCTCTCGCAAAAATACGTGGTGGCACCCGCAGTCCATGCCGCCATCGAAACCGCATCGGCAACGGCACGGATCGAGGACGGGAAACTCGAGATCTGGGTCGCATCGCAGGCACCCGAACAGACCCGGCTGGCAGTGGCCGAGGCGGTCGGTATCTCGGAAAGCGAGGTCGTGCTCTATCCCACGGCGGCCGGGGGCAGCTTCGACGCCCGGCTGGAAAATCGGCACGCAATCGAGGCGGCGGTCATTGCGCAGGCAATCGGGCGCCCGGTCCAGCTGACCTGGCCGCGAGTGCAGGAATTCCAGAGCGTGCCGGTTCGCACACCCGTTGCTGCGGAGCTGTCGGTCGCATTCCATCCGGCGACCGGAGGGCGGATCGCCGCCTGGCGCGCCCGGCTTGCCATGCCGGCGACAGTCTGCGAATTCGGCCACCGCCTGTTCGACAACTACACGCCCGAAGCGGCCATGGCCCATGCCTCGGGCGAGGCCGACACACTCGCCTGCGAAGGTGCGGTACCGCCCTATGGTATCGACAATGTGGCAGTCGACCATCTGCCGCTCGATATCGGGTTGCCAACCGGGCGGATGCGCGGGAACTCGGCTGCCTACACGTCATTCTTCACCGAATGCTTCATCGACGAACTTGCCGAGAAGGCCGGGCGCGACCCGTTCCTCTATCGCATGGAAATGCTCGGGCATTCTGCGCGCATGGCCGAGGTTCTCCGACGCGCGACGCGGCTGGGCGGGTGGGACGGCGGACGGCGCGGCACCGGGCAGGGGCTGGCGATGGTCCGCATGGGCGGCATCGACACCGGCGGGCGGATTGCCTGCGTGGCAAATGCTTCTCTGGCGCAGGGCGGGGTAACCGTGACGAGCCTTCATGCGGTTGTCGACATCGGTCGCATCGTGAACCTCGATATCGCCCGACAACAGATCGAAGGAGGGCTGATCTACGGTCTCTCGCTCGCAACCGGTTCGAGCGTGGTCTTCGAACAGGGCAAGCCGCTTCCCAATCGGCTTTCCGGACTGGGGCTCCCGAAACTGTCCGACTGTCCCGCAATCACGGTGGAGTTCATCGCCAGCGAGGCACCCGCCTTCGACCCGGGCGAACTGGGCGTCGCGGTTGCGCCGCCGGCCATTGCCAATGCATTGTATTCGGCGACCGGCACGCGTTTCCGCCGTTTGCCATTGCTGTCGGAAGCCCAGTGA
- a CDS encoding Mrp/NBP35 family ATP-binding protein yields the protein MSSTDPKALLPAAIAQRVSSLSFLNRRAIAVVDASGLGESERSGLEQAIRDILIERDDVDEVRVAMTAERKGLTIIAIGSGKGGVGKSTLTANLAIALSRKGRKVGLVDADIYGPSQPVILGNQGEKPVAHDEKLVPVASRFGVPVLSMGHLVEPGRAIAWRGPMAAGALTQLFEAHWGDAEVLLVDLPPGTGDVQLTMLQKFKPAGAVIVSTPQDLALIDAARAGQLFDQAGVPVIGLVENMSGYACPHCGEHSDPFGQGGVEQAAGRLELPFLGRIPLDLAIRQGSDRGDPPAASDEAVARPFIDIADRLDAWISARS from the coding sequence ATGAGTTCCACGGACCCGAAAGCGCTGTTGCCTGCCGCCATCGCGCAGCGCGTATCATCCCTCAGTTTCCTCAACCGCCGCGCCATCGCCGTCGTCGACGCGAGCGGGCTGGGCGAAAGCGAGCGTTCCGGGCTGGAGCAGGCGATCAGGGATATCCTGATCGAGCGCGACGATGTCGACGAGGTCCGCGTCGCCATGACGGCCGAGCGCAAGGGCCTGACCATCATCGCGATCGGCAGCGGCAAGGGCGGCGTGGGCAAGTCGACGCTCACCGCCAACCTCGCCATTGCGCTCTCGCGCAAGGGTCGCAAGGTCGGACTTGTCGACGCCGATATCTATGGCCCCTCGCAGCCGGTCATCCTCGGCAACCAAGGCGAAAAGCCGGTCGCACATGACGAAAAGCTGGTGCCGGTCGCGAGCAGATTCGGGGTGCCGGTCCTCTCGATGGGTCACCTCGTCGAACCGGGGCGTGCGATCGCCTGGCGCGGGCCGATGGCGGCGGGCGCGCTGACCCAGCTGTTCGAAGCGCATTGGGGCGATGCCGAGGTGCTGCTGGTCGACCTTCCGCCGGGCACAGGCGACGTCCAGCTGACCATGCTGCAGAAGTTCAAGCCGGCGGGCGCGGTGATCGTATCTACCCCGCAGGACCTCGCCCTGATCGACGCGGCCCGCGCCGGCCAGCTGTTCGACCAGGCAGGCGTCCCCGTCATCGGCCTGGTCGAGAACATGTCCGGCTATGCCTGCCCGCATTGCGGCGAGCATTCGGATCCGTTCGGGCAAGGCGGTGTCGAGCAGGCGGCGGGCCGCCTCGAACTGCCGTTTCTCGGCCGCATCCCGCTCGACCTTGCCATCCGGCAGGGCAGCGACAGGGGTGACCCGCCAGCCGCGTCCGACGAGGCCGTGGCGCGTCCCTTCATCGATATTGCCGACAGGCTCGACGCATGGATTTCCGCGAGAAGCTGA
- the hflK gene encoding protease modulator HflK — protein MAGKKSPWGGGSGKGPEGDGTPAGDAGNDGGKSNGPRNPWLPPRSGDADEGRRAANIEDIFRNRGPEGPRRGGGSGGPNFRLPPRPGGKSWFPVAVFGVVALWFFATAVHQVAPREQGVVSWLGGKYSRTLTPGLNFTAPWPIQTVDIENVSQIRSESIPGTAEQKLILTGDQNLVDLSYLIRWNIKDLRQFRFQLAEPEETIREVAEAAMRASVAEKDLDSVLSGAGRADIEARVRSRMQAILDAYKAGVAVQGIEIEKTDPPNEVVEAFKDVSAAQQDAETAVNSARAYAQRVLARAQGDAAAFDKIYAEYKLAPEVTRRRLYYETMESVLGRTDKTIVEANGVTPYLPLPEVRRRAKEQDAPTVVTGPEGR, from the coding sequence ATGGCCGGGAAGAAAAGCCCTTGGGGCGGCGGTTCTGGTAAGGGACCGGAAGGCGACGGAACGCCTGCGGGCGATGCTGGGAACGATGGCGGCAAGTCGAACGGGCCGCGCAATCCCTGGCTCCCGCCGCGAAGCGGTGATGCCGATGAAGGTCGCCGCGCGGCTAATATTGAGGACATTTTCCGCAATCGCGGCCCTGAAGGCCCTCGCAGAGGCGGTGGATCGGGCGGCCCGAACTTTCGCCTGCCCCCGCGTCCCGGCGGCAAGAGCTGGTTCCCGGTTGCCGTATTCGGCGTCGTTGCCCTGTGGTTTTTTGCCACCGCGGTGCACCAGGTTGCCCCGCGCGAGCAGGGAGTGGTCAGCTGGTTGGGCGGCAAGTATTCGCGCACGCTGACACCGGGCCTCAATTTCACTGCACCCTGGCCGATCCAGACAGTCGATATCGAGAACGTCAGCCAGATCCGTTCGGAAAGCATTCCTGGAACCGCTGAGCAGAAGCTGATCCTGACGGGGGACCAGAACCTCGTCGACCTGAGCTATCTCATTCGCTGGAACATCAAGGACCTGCGCCAGTTCCGATTCCAGCTCGCCGAGCCGGAAGAGACCATTCGCGAAGTGGCCGAAGCTGCCATGCGCGCCTCGGTCGCCGAAAAGGATCTCGACAGCGTGCTCTCAGGCGCCGGCCGCGCCGACATCGAAGCTCGCGTCCGCAGCCGCATGCAGGCAATCCTTGACGCCTACAAGGCAGGGGTCGCGGTCCAGGGCATCGAAATCGAGAAGACCGATCCGCCGAACGAGGTGGTCGAGGCATTCAAGGATGTTTCCGCGGCGCAGCAGGATGCCGAGACCGCAGTCAACTCTGCCCGCGCCTATGCCCAGCGCGTGCTGGCCCGGGCACAGGGTGACGCAGCTGCGTTCGACAAAATCTACGCCGAGTACAAGCTGGCGCCCGAAGTGACCCGCCGCCGCCTTTATTACGAAACCATGGAAAGCGTGTTGGGAAGAACCGACAAGACCATCGTGGAGGCCAATGGGGTCACCCCTTACCTGCCACTGCCCGAAGTGCGTCGCCGCGCGAAGGAGCAGGACGCTCCCACCGTCGTGACCGGACCGGAGGGCCGCTGA
- the hflC gene encoding protease modulator HflC, giving the protein MNTIWQDHKPTIIAVILGLLVLASATVIVPETKQAVIIQAGRPDRVANRFEPNRDFGQTGAGLVLRIPGYERVQLVDKRILDLDMERQQVLSNDQQRLQVDAYARFRIIDPVLMVENAGTEDNLRTQLSPILTSVLRQELGRRPFSALLTAERGTAMTNITKTLDTQARKYGAQVIDVRIKRADLPDGAPLTAAFTRMQTDRQEEAATIRAQGEKNAQIIRAEAEAEAARIYATAYGKDAEFYDFYRAMESYRRTFEQGKGDTSVILSPDNEYLRQFRGRR; this is encoded by the coding sequence ATGAACACCATCTGGCAGGACCACAAGCCGACCATAATCGCCGTCATCCTCGGCCTGCTCGTGCTTGCAAGCGCGACAGTGATCGTCCCGGAAACCAAGCAGGCGGTCATCATACAGGCCGGTCGCCCCGACCGTGTCGCAAACCGGTTCGAACCCAACCGCGACTTCGGCCAGACCGGCGCGGGCCTCGTGCTGCGCATCCCCGGCTACGAGCGCGTGCAACTGGTCGACAAGCGAATCCTCGACCTCGACATGGAGCGGCAGCAGGTTCTGTCGAACGACCAGCAGCGCCTGCAGGTAGACGCCTACGCCAGGTTCCGCATTATCGACCCAGTCCTGATGGTCGAGAACGCAGGAACCGAAGACAACCTTCGCACCCAGCTTTCGCCGATCCTTACCTCGGTATTGCGCCAGGAACTGGGACGCCGTCCCTTCTCCGCATTGCTTACTGCAGAGCGTGGAACGGCGATGACCAACATCACCAAGACGCTGGATACCCAGGCGCGCAAATATGGGGCACAGGTCATCGACGTGCGAATCAAGCGCGCTGACCTGCCCGATGGTGCACCGCTCACAGCCGCATTCACCCGCATGCAGACCGACCGGCAGGAAGAAGCCGCGACAATTCGTGCGCAGGGTGAGAAGAATGCGCAGATCATCCGCGCCGAAGCCGAAGCCGAAGCCGCTCGCATCTATGCGACAGCATATGGCAAGGATGCGGAGTTCTACGATTTTTACCGCGCGATGGAGAGCTACCGCCGGACGTTCGAGCAAGGCAAGGGAGACACTTCGGTGATCCTGTCGCCAGACAACGAGTATCTGCGGCAGTTTCGCGGACGCCGTTGA
- a CDS encoding Do family serine endopeptidase has product MRYAYSVTSALLVGGAAISLATGYPAGAQVAQNDDSHMARVVPRAGAPESFADLTAQLQPAVVNISTRQKIEVQQQGNPFAGTPFEGLFGSRRGQQQEPQYQEGQSLGSGFIISADGYVVTNNHVVSPSGRGTVEEITVTMPDGTEYEAELVGNDAQSDLAVLKINRREPFPFVEFGDSRQARPGDWVVAIGNPFGLGGTVTSGIVSAIQRTTGSGGAYDRYIQTDASINRGNSGGPLFDMQGNVIGINNAIFSPSGGSVGIGFAIPAETAAPIVEKLRKGVEIERGYLGVSIQPVTEDLADSLGIPQNKGEFVQSVQPGEAAEKAGIQAGDIVLRVNGQEVTPEQTLSYLVANIRPGTTVPIDIIRDGQRRKLNATVGKRPSEEQLRQQQQFDPDADPDDDMQPGDNKTIEDGLGLQVMSLNAQIARQLGAGADTQGVVIAGVDPNSDAARKGLQRGDIILTANYRAVTSPSDLEGAITTAKRDGREAVLLRYQRRGRPPQYVAVRFR; this is encoded by the coding sequence GTGCGATATGCATATTCCGTAACGAGTGCGCTGCTGGTCGGTGGCGCTGCCATCTCTCTCGCCACCGGTTATCCCGCCGGGGCGCAAGTTGCCCAGAACGATGACTCCCACATGGCGCGGGTTGTCCCGCGCGCTGGGGCCCCAGAAAGCTTCGCCGATCTCACCGCGCAGCTGCAACCGGCGGTGGTAAACATCTCCACTCGCCAGAAGATCGAGGTCCAGCAGCAGGGCAACCCCTTCGCCGGCACGCCGTTCGAAGGCCTTTTCGGCAGTCGCCGCGGTCAGCAGCAGGAGCCGCAGTACCAGGAAGGCCAGTCGCTTGGTTCGGGCTTCATCATCTCGGCAGACGGCTATGTCGTGACGAACAATCACGTCGTCAGCCCGAGCGGCCGCGGCACGGTCGAGGAAATCACGGTGACCATGCCCGACGGCACTGAATACGAGGCCGAACTGGTCGGCAACGATGCCCAGTCGGACCTTGCCGTCCTCAAGATCAATCGCCGCGAACCCTTCCCCTTCGTCGAGTTCGGCGATTCCCGCCAGGCTCGTCCGGGCGACTGGGTCGTTGCGATCGGCAATCCCTTTGGCCTTGGCGGTACGGTTACCAGCGGTATCGTCTCGGCAATCCAGCGCACCACCGGTTCGGGCGGTGCTTATGACCGCTACATCCAGACCGATGCCAGCATCAACCGCGGCAACTCGGGCGGGCCGCTGTTCGACATGCAGGGCAATGTGATCGGCATCAACAACGCCATCTTCTCGCCCTCGGGTGGAAGCGTGGGTATCGGCTTCGCCATTCCGGCCGAAACCGCCGCGCCGATCGTCGAGAAACTGCGCAAGGGTGTCGAAATCGAGCGCGGTTATCTTGGCGTCAGCATCCAGCCGGTGACCGAAGACCTCGCGGACTCTCTGGGTATCCCGCAGAACAAGGGCGAGTTCGTCCAATCGGTCCAGCCGGGCGAAGCTGCGGAAAAGGCCGGTATCCAGGCCGGTGACATCGTGCTGCGGGTCAACGGCCAGGAAGTGACGCCCGAACAGACCCTGTCCTACCTCGTCGCCAACATCCGCCCGGGCACGACTGTCCCGATCGACATCATTCGCGACGGCCAGCGCCGCAAGCTCAATGCCACGGTAGGCAAGCGCCCGAGCGAAGAGCAGCTTCGCCAGCAGCAGCAGTTCGATCCCGACGCGGACCCAGACGACGACATGCAGCCAGGCGACAACAAGACGATCGAAGATGGCCTCGGCCTTCAGGTCATGTCGCTCAACGCACAGATCGCACGCCAGCTGGGCGCCGGTGCGGATACACAGGGCGTCGTCATCGCTGGCGTCGACCCCAATTCCGATGCGGCGCGCAAGGGGCTGCAGCGCGGGGACATTATCCTCACTGCCAACTATCGTGCTGTGACCAGTCCCTCAGATCTGGAAGGCGCCATCACCACGGCCAAGCGCGATGGACGCGAAGCGGTGCTGTTGCGCTACCAGCGCCGCGGTCGGCCGCCGCAGTATGTGGCAGTCCGCTTCCGCTAG
- a CDS encoding transglycosylase domain-containing protein — MEKRGSRRKKAARSEMARRAEGDRPQGSWRRWLRKIMIWGGSLALLGALFLGLAVAFAARSMPSFYQLKATQTAQTIVVRARDGTEIVAIGPSYGKWLSSDQIPQVMKNAMVAVEDRRFYMHPGVDPYGLARAVYVAITGDKRVSATSTITQQLARNVFLNNNRSLDRKAREMILAMALEAKFSKEQILELYLNKVYFGGGAYGIDSASRNFFSHPATELSTAEAAIIAGLVKAPSRYSPTADVDAAVGRASVVLRLMKEQGMIAPDVTVDPSAVNLKEEKGQNSVRYFTDWALPQLDLLLPETFEPIEVWTTLDTGMQRAATAAIKGNVPGGAQGALVSLDRDGAILALVGGTDYVETSYNRATDALRQPGSSWKLFVYLAALEAGYTPDDRVVDTPVTIDGWSPRNSSGRNVGEIDVRTAFAYSINTVAAQLGNEVGFGTVASMAKRFGITTPIKTYPSMVLGSNEVRLIDMTRAFAVLSAKGASVEPYGIVKVTTAGGKLLYQHERRRSSQLVADYVAAGMTDLLQTAVNTGTGRAAQIGRPVAGKTGTTSSNKDGYFVGFSSGITTGVWMGRDDSKKVGGLQGGTAPAKAFAAYMRYAVKDRPVEEFDTDLKLPEWQLEPDDEYMLGDPDDYYFVDEQGNLIEPGEPQGPRDDPFGDAQPGPGEAQRPGRGADGAPQAVGDDFLDEATGARRDRRPRPSQTPTPQPSIEIIRPR; from the coding sequence ATGGAAAAGAGAGGGAGTCGTCGCAAGAAAGCGGCGCGCAGCGAAATGGCCCGGCGGGCCGAGGGCGACCGTCCGCAGGGTAGCTGGCGGCGGTGGCTGCGAAAGATCATGATCTGGGGTGGGTCGCTGGCGCTGCTCGGAGCCCTATTCCTGGGCCTTGCAGTAGCCTTCGCCGCCCGTTCGATGCCGAGCTTCTACCAGCTCAAGGCCACCCAGACGGCGCAGACCATAGTCGTCCGCGCGCGCGACGGGACCGAAATCGTCGCCATCGGCCCCAGCTACGGCAAGTGGCTCTCCTCCGACCAGATCCCGCAGGTGATGAAGAATGCGATGGTCGCGGTCGAGGATCGCCGTTTCTACATGCATCCCGGCGTCGACCCCTACGGTCTCGCTCGCGCGGTCTATGTGGCGATAACGGGCGACAAGCGAGTATCGGCGACCTCGACGATCACCCAGCAGCTGGCTCGCAACGTCTTCCTCAACAATAACCGCTCCCTCGACCGCAAGGCGCGCGAAATGATCCTGGCGATGGCGCTGGAGGCGAAGTTCTCGAAAGAGCAGATCCTCGAGCTCTATCTCAACAAAGTCTATTTCGGCGGGGGTGCCTACGGCATCGATTCTGCCAGCCGGAACTTCTTCAGCCATCCCGCGACCGAACTTTCGACGGCCGAGGCCGCCATCATTGCCGGCCTCGTGAAGGCGCCGAGCCGCTATTCCCCGACCGCCGACGTCGATGCCGCCGTGGGCCGTGCCAGCGTCGTCCTGCGCCTGATGAAGGAACAGGGGATGATTGCCCCCGACGTGACGGTCGATCCTTCGGCGGTGAACCTGAAAGAAGAGAAGGGGCAGAATTCGGTCCGCTACTTCACCGATTGGGCACTGCCGCAGCTTGACCTGCTGCTGCCCGAGACGTTCGAGCCGATCGAAGTCTGGACCACGCTCGACACCGGCATGCAGCGTGCTGCCACTGCCGCGATCAAGGGAAATGTACCGGGCGGTGCCCAGGGCGCCCTCGTCAGCCTCGACCGGGATGGGGCCATTCTCGCGCTGGTCGGGGGCACCGACTATGTCGAGACCAGCTATAACCGCGCCACAGATGCCCTGCGCCAGCCGGGATCGAGCTGGAAACTGTTCGTCTACCTTGCCGCGCTCGAAGCGGGCTACACGCCCGATGATCGTGTGGTCGATACACCGGTAACGATCGACGGATGGAGTCCGCGCAACTCGTCGGGCCGCAATGTCGGCGAAATCGACGTGCGCACTGCCTTTGCCTACTCCATCAACACGGTTGCGGCACAGCTGGGTAACGAGGTTGGCTTCGGCACGGTTGCATCGATGGCAAAGCGCTTCGGCATCACCACGCCGATCAAGACCTATCCCTCCATGGTGCTGGGGTCGAACGAGGTTCGCCTGATCGACATGACGAGGGCCTTTGCGGTCCTGTCGGCGAAGGGCGCATCGGTCGAACCCTATGGCATCGTCAAGGTCACCACGGCGGGCGGCAAGCTGCTCTACCAGCACGAGCGGCGGCGGTCTTCGCAACTGGTCGCGGACTATGTTGCAGCAGGCATGACCGACCTTTTGCAAACTGCCGTCAACACGGGCACGGGGCGCGCGGCACAAATCGGCCGTCCTGTCGCCGGCAAGACCGGGACCACGAGTTCGAACAAGGACGGTTACTTCGTCGGCTTCTCCAGTGGCATCACCACCGGGGTCTGGATGGGTCGCGACGACAGCAAGAAAGTTGGTGGATTGCAGGGAGGCACGGCCCCTGCGAAGGCCTTCGCTGCTTACATGCGCTACGCGGTGAAGGATCGTCCGGTCGAAGAGTTCGATACGGACCTCAAGCTGCCCGAATGGCAGCTCGAACCGGACGACGAATACATGCTCGGCGATCCTGACGATTATTACTTCGTCGACGAGCAGGGCAACCTGATCGAGCCCGGCGAACCGCAGGGACCGCGCGATGATCCCTTCGGGGACGCACAGCCTGGACCGGGCGAGGCGCAGAGGCCGGGACGCGGTGCGGACGGCGCGCCGCAGGCGGTCGGAGACGACTTCCTCGACGAAGCAACCGGGGCGCGTCGTGACAGGCGACCGCGCCCGAGCCAAACCCCGACACCTCAGCCGAGCATAGAAATCATTAGACCGCGCTAG
- the msrB gene encoding peptide-methionine (R)-S-oxide reductase MsrB, with the protein MNEKTIRSDEEWRAKLTPEQYHVLREAGTERAFTGKYDKHYDAGEYYCAGCGQKLFESDDKYNSGCGWPAFTAPAEGEAVEEHRDTSHGMIRTEVTCSNCGGHLGHVFPDGPRDRGGLRYCINSAALEFEPGDEKPA; encoded by the coding sequence GTGAACGAGAAGACGATCCGCAGTGATGAAGAGTGGCGCGCAAAGCTGACGCCCGAACAATACCACGTTCTGCGCGAGGCGGGTACGGAGCGTGCCTTCACCGGCAAGTACGACAAGCACTACGATGCCGGCGAATATTATTGCGCCGGCTGTGGCCAGAAGCTGTTCGAGAGCGACGACAAGTACAACAGCGGCTGTGGCTGGCCCGCATTCACTGCGCCGGCCGAAGGCGAAGCGGTCGAGGAACATCGCGATACGTCGCATGGCATGATCCGCACCGAAGTGACCTGTTCCAATTGCGGCGGTCACCTGGGTCATGTCTTCCCCGACGGTCCGCGCGACCGCGGCGGCCTGCGCTATTGCATCAACAGCGCGGCGCTGGAATTCGAGCCGGGGGATGAAAAACCCGCATAG
- the rpsT gene encoding 30S ribosomal protein S20, with amino-acid sequence MANTPQAKKRIRRNDRRAEVNGARMSRIRSFVKKVEAAIEGGDKDAAKEALANAQPELARGVARGVLHKNTASRKMSRLTKRVSAL; translated from the coding sequence ATGGCCAATACGCCGCAAGCCAAGAAGCGCATCCGCCGCAACGACCGTCGCGCCGAAGTCAACGGTGCCCGCATGAGCCGCATCCGCAGCTTCGTGAAGAAGGTCGAAGCCGCGATCGAAGGTGGCGACAAGGACGCAGCCAAGGAAGCCCTGGCCAATGCGCAGCCCGAACTGGCTCGCGGCGTTGCCCGCGGCGTGCTCCACAAGAACACCGCTTCGCGCAAGATGAGCCGTCTGACCAAGCGCGTCAGCGCTCTCTGA